The following proteins are co-located in the Solanum pennellii chromosome 1, SPENNV200 genome:
- the LOC107023341 gene encoding glutamine--fructose-6-phosphate aminotransferase [isomerizing] 2 isoform X2: protein MLEYHTPGGPHMGSLLLRIVILKVLVLEMTFWLCTMVLKETLLRHGFTFESETDTEVIPKLAKFIFDKANEEGDQSVTFSQVVLEVIRHLEGAYALTFKSRHYPNELIACKRGSPLLLGVKDLEQKASSGSSFSDAKFPSSNGQPKELFLSSDANALVEHTKKVLVIEDGEVVHIKDGGVTIYKFDKGKNGGTLSRPASVQRALSILEMEVEQINKGKYEHYMQKEIHEQPESLTTTMRGRLIRAGSCKPKTVLLGGLKDHLKTIRRSRRIVFVGCGTSYNAALAARSIVEELSGIPVTMEIASDLVDRQGPIYREDTAVFVSQSGETADTLLALEYALENGALCVGITNTVGSAIARLTHCGVHINAGCEIGVASTKAYTSQIVVMAMLALAIGADTLSNQARREAIIDGLFYLPRKVKAVLKLDEEMKDLAKLLIAEQSLLVFGRGYNYASALEGALKVKEVALMHSEGILAGEMKHGPLALVDENLPIVVIATRDSCFSKQQSVIQQLHARKGRLIVMCTEGDKASVSVGGSSRVIEVPQVVDCLQPVINVVPLQLLAYHLTVLRGYNVDQPRNLAKSVTTQ from the exons ATGCTGGAATATCACACACCCGGTGGGCCACACATGGGGAGCCTGCTCCTAAGAATAGTCATCCTCAAAGTTCTGGTGCTGGAAATGACTTTTTGGTTGTGCACAATG GTATTGAAAGAGACTCTTCTCCGACATGGTTTCACCTTTGAGTCTGAAACAGACACAGAAGTAATTCCGAAGCTtgcaaaatttatatttgataaagCTAATGAAGAAG GTGATCAGAGTGTGACATTCAGTCAAGTTGTGCTTGAGGTAATAAGGCATCTGGAAGGAGCCTATGCTCTCACATTTAAAAGTCGACACTACCCAAATGAGTTGATTGCTTGCAAACGTGGTAGTCCACTTCTTCTTGGTGTAAAA GACTTGGAACAAAAGGCTTCATCAGGATCATCATTTAGTGATGCTAAATTTCCTTCAAGCAATGGGCAACCAAAGGAATTATTCTTGTCCAGTGATGCCAATGCTTTGGTTGAACATACTAAAAAGGTGTTGGTAATTGAGGATGGAGAAGTTGTTCACATCAAG GATGGAGGAGTGACAATTTACAAATTTGACAAGGGTAAGAATGGTGGTACTCTCAGTAGACCTGCTTCTGTTCAACGTGCCTTATCCATTTTGGAAATGGAGGTAGAACAGATAAACAAAGGAAAATATGAGCACTACATGCAAAAAGAAATCCATGAGCAGCCAGAATCTTTAACGACAACTATGCGAGGGAGACTTATACGTGCAGGATCATGTAAACCAAAGACTGTGCTTTTGGGGGGACTGAAGGATCACCTCAAAACCATAAGAAGAAGCAGGAGAATTGTTTTTGTTGGGTGTGGCACAAGTTACAATGCAGCTCTTGCTGCAAGATCCATTGTAGAAGAGCTTTCTG GTATTCCTGTAACCATGGAGATTGCCAGTGATTTAGTGGACAGACAAGGGCCAATATATCGAGAAGATACAGCTGTCTTCGTTAGTCAATCAGGAGAAACTGCTGACACTTTGCTTGCATTAGAGTATGCTCTGGAAAACGGCGCATTATGTGTTGGCATTACAAATACTGTTGGTAGTGCAATTGCTAGGCTCACTCACTGTGGCGTTCACATAAATGCGGGCTGTGAGATAGGAGTTGCAAGTACCAAG GCATACACGAGCCAAATTGTTGTGATGGCCATGTTAGCTCTTGCAATTGGAGCTGATACACTCTCAAATCAAGCAAGAAGAGAAGCAATAATTGATGGTTTATTTTACTTGCCAC GCAAAGTGAAAGCGGTGCTCAAGCTTGATGAAGAAATGAAGGATCTTGCTAAGCTGCTAATTGCTGAACAATCACTTCTTGTTTTTGGAAGAGGTTACAACTATGCATCAGCTCTTGAAGGTGCTTTGAAGGTAAAGGAGGTGGCACTCATGCACAGTGAAGGAATACTTGCTGGAGAGATGAAACATGGTCCCTTGGCTTTGGTTGATGAAAATCTCCCTATTGTAGTAATTGCCACCCGTGATTCTTGTTTTAG CAAACAACAGTCAGTCATTCAACAACTTCATGCACGGAAAGGTCGACTGATAGTTATGTGCACAGAAGGAGATAAAGCATCTGTTTCTGTTGGTGGATCGTCTCGAGTAATTGAAGTTCCACAGGTTGTGGATTGTTTGCAGCCCGTAATTAATGTAGTTCCATTACAG TTATTGGCCTATCATCTTACTGTATTGCGTGGATACAATGTGGATCAACCTCGCAATCTTGCCAAGAGTGTCACAACGCAATGA
- the LOC107027787 gene encoding uncharacterized protein LOC107027787, translating to MWDWWYCFSFNSNKDNNNNNPYSHNLLPIRHENRPTNQNPSPISRSTMILTSWLNRRRFRRYFCLLLCSPVLLPLVCATCPIICAAEICYRLCYRRSPSKSEERFDGGGGDGRGRCEGAEGSIDGGQETMLLRRYLDDQLLLVIESVYNCGDEEEDVEEADSRSLLLQ from the coding sequence ATGTGGGACTGGTGGTACTGTTTCTCTTTCAACTCCAACaaagacaacaacaacaacaaccctTATTCCCACAATTTGCTCCCAATTCGACATGAAAATCGCCCAACAAATCAAAATCCATCTCCAATTTCCCGTTCCACGATGATTCTCACCTCTTGGCTAAATCGTCGCCGATTCCGGCGCTACTTCTGTCTCCTTCTCTGCTCTCCTGTTCTTCTTCCTTTGGTTTGTGCTACTTGCCCTATCATTTGTGCTGCTGAAATCTGCTACCGTCTGTGCTATCGCCGATCGCCGTCGAAATCGGAGGAGAGATTCGACGGCGGAGGCGGCGATGGGCGGGGACGGTGTGAGGGAGCGGAAGGTAGTATAGATGGAGGTCAAGAGACAATGTTGTTGCGGAGGTATCTGGATGATCAACTGCTTCTAGTGATTGAATCTGTTTACAATTGTGGAGATGAGGAAGAAGATGTGGAAGAAGCAGATAGTAGAAGCCTTCTTCTGCAATGA
- the LOC107019411 gene encoding subtilisin-like protease SBT1.9, protein MELLHLLLFSWALSAHLFLALAQRSTYIVHLDKSLMPNVFTDHHHWHSSTIDSIKASVPSSVDRFHSAPKLVYSYDNVLHGFSAVLSKDELAALKKLPGFISAYKDRTVEPHTTHTSDFLKLNPSSGLWPASGLGQDVIVAVLDSGIWPESASFQDDGMPEIPKRWKGICKPGTQFNASMCNRKLIGANYFNKGILANDPTVNISMNSARDTDGHGTHCASIAAGNFAKGVSHFGYAPGTARGVAPRARLAVYKFSFNEGTFTSDLIAAMDQAVADGVDMISISYGYRFIPLYEDAISIASFGAMMKGVLVSASAGNRGPGIGSLNNGSPWILCVASGHTDRTFAGTLTLGNGLKIRGWSLFPARAFVRDSPVIYNKTLSDCSSEELLSQVENPENAIVICDDNGDFSDQMRIITRARLKAAIFISEDPGVFRSATFPNPGVVVNKKEGKQVINYVKNSVTPTATITFQETYLDAKPAPVVAASSARGPSRSYLGISKPDILAPGVLILAAYPPNVFATSIGTNILLSTDYILESGTSMAAPHAAGIAAMLKAAHPEWSPSAIRSAMMTTADPLDNTRKPIKDSDNNKAATPLDMGAGHVDPNRALDPGLVYDATPQDYVNLLCSLNFTEEQFKTIARSSASHNCSNPSADLNYPSFIALYSIEGNFTLLEQKFKRTVTNVGKGAATYKAKLKAPKNSTISVSPQTLVFKNKNEKQSYTLTIRYIGDEGQSRNVGSITWVEQNGNHSVRSPIVTSPIIEVW, encoded by the coding sequence ATGGAGTTACTTCATCTTCTACTCTTTTCATGGGCACTTTCTGCTCATCTCTTTTTAGCTTTAGCACAAAGATCCACTTACATTGTCCATTTGGACAAATCTTTAATGCCTAATGTCTTCACTGATCACCATCATTGGCATTCTTCCACTATTGATTCCATCAAAGCTTCTGTTCCTTCATCAGTAGACAGATTCCACTCTGCTCCAAAACTTGTTTACTCCTATGACAATGTGTTACATGGATTTAGTGCAGttttgtccaaagatgaactGGCAGCTTTGAAAAAATTACCAGGATTCATTTCAGCTTACAAGGATAGAACTGTGGAACCTCATACTACTCACACATCTGATTTCCTCAAGCTCAATCCTTCATCCGGGCTGTGGCCAGCTTCTGGTTTAGGCCAAGATGTGATTGTTGCTGTTCTTGATTCTGGCATCTGGCCAGAATCTGCGAGTTTTcaagatgatggcatgcctgaAATCCCCAAGAGGTGGAAAGGAATTTGCAAGCCAGGCACGCAGTTTAATGCTTCAATGTGCAACAGAAAACTTATTGGGGCTAATTACTTCAATAAGGGTATTTTGGCTAATGATCCCACTGTCAACATTTCCATGAATTCTGCCAGGGATACTGATGGTCATGGCACACACTGTGCTTCCATTGCTGCTGGGAACTTTGCCAAAGGTGTTTCCCATTTTGGATATGCACCAGGAACAGCTAGAGGGGTTGCTCCACGAGCTAGGCTAGCTGTATACAAGTTTAGCTTTAATGAAGGAACCTTTACTTCAGATTTAATTGCTGCTATGGACCAAGCTGTTGCGGATGGCGTTGACATGATATCTATTTCTTACGGGTACCGTTTCATTCCCTTGTATGAAGATGCTATATCCATTGCTTCTTTTGGAGCTATGATGAAGGGAGTTCTGGTTTCAGCTTCAGCTGGAAATCGAGGTCCGGGGATTGGAAGTTTAAACAATGGATCTCCATGGATCTTGTGTGTGGCATCAGGCCACACTGACCGGACATTTGCAGGAACTTTGACTTTGGGCAATGGCTTAAAAATAAGGGGGTGGAGCTTGTTTCCTGCACGAGCCTTTGTCAGGGATTCTCCGGTGATTTACAACAAGACTCTATCTGATTGCAGTTCGGAGGAATTGCTATCACAAGTTGAAAATCCTGAAAACGCCATTGTTATATGTGATGATAATGGGGATTTCTCTGATCAAATGCGTATTATCACTCGAGCAAGACTCAAAGCAGCCATCTTTATTTCTGAGGATCCAGGAGTGTTCAGATCTGCTACATTTCCCAACCCTGGAGTTGTGGTTAACAAAAAGGAAGGGAAACAAGTCATCAATTATGTGAAAAATAGCGTCACTCCCACAGCAACCATCACGTTCCAAGAGACGTATCTAGATGCAAAGCCAGCACCAGTTGTTGCTGCATCCTCAGCACGAGGCCCCTCCAGAAGTTACTTGGGAATTTCAAAGCCAGATATATTGGCACCAGGGGTGCTGATTCTTGCAGCATATCCACCAAATGTATTTGCTACAAGTATTGGGACAAACATACTATTGTCCACTGATTACATTCTTGAATCAGGTACGTCCATGGCTGCACCACATGCTGCTGGAATTGCAGCAATGCTAAAAGCCGCGCATCCTGAGTGGAGTCCTTCAGCTATTCGCTCTGCCATGATGACCACAGCTGATCCTTTGGACAACACTCGAAAACCCATTAAAGACTCCGATAATAATAAAGCCGCCACACCCCTAGACATGGGAGCAGGGCATGTTGATCCCAACAGAGCTCTTGATCCCGGCCTAGTATATGATGCTACTCCTCAAGATTACGTAAATCTCCTATGCTCTCTGAATTTCACAGAGGAGCAATTCAAGACAATTGCAAGATCATCAGCCAGCCACAACTGCTCAAATCCATCAGCTGATCTCAACTACCCATCATTCATTGCCTTGTACAGCATTGAGGGAAACTTCACTTTGTTGGAGCAGAAATTCAAGAGGACAGTTACAAATGTTGGTAAAGGTGCAGCTACATATAAAGCAAAGCTAAAAGCTCCCAAGAACTCCACAATTTCAGTGTCACCACAAACATTGGTGTTCAAGAACAAAAATGAGAAGCAAAGTTATACTTTGACAATTCGCTATATAGGCGATGAGGGTCAAAGTAGAAACGTTGGTTCGATCACTTGGGTTGAACAGAATGGTAACCACTCTGTTAGAAGTCCGATAGTAACATCTCCTATTATTGAGGTCTGGTAA